A section of the Kribbella sp. HUAS MG21 genome encodes:
- a CDS encoding sugar ABC transporter permease → MSAPVKTSADPAAAGERRGPRRRRQKGIAGNTLWFWLFVGPFVLGLLIFSYLPILWSLVLSFFEAYNTVTPSKFVGLQNYVDMLTDRNFLSSLGTFTIFAVFIVPLTFVLSLALALLVNQVKVARAFFRSVFFLPTACSYVVASLIWKLSIFNGVRFGLANTVLGWFGIENIAWLSTVDPPWYWIPLVTVRLWLQLGFYMILFIAGLQRISPTLYEAAYVDGAKPGWQVFRYITLPQLRATSVAVLILNLIAAYQAFDEFYNLVGNVNYARPPLVYLYGISLGSIQDLGHGSAGALILAVIIMLVTLLQNRIFGFGKAGD, encoded by the coding sequence ATGAGCGCTCCGGTCAAGACGTCCGCGGACCCCGCCGCCGCTGGTGAGCGGCGAGGGCCGCGGCGACGGCGGCAGAAGGGCATCGCCGGCAACACCTTGTGGTTCTGGCTGTTCGTCGGGCCGTTCGTGCTCGGGCTGCTGATCTTCTCCTACCTGCCGATCCTGTGGAGTCTGGTCCTCAGTTTCTTCGAGGCCTACAACACGGTGACGCCGTCGAAGTTCGTCGGCCTGCAGAACTACGTCGACATGCTCACCGACCGGAACTTCCTGTCCAGCCTGGGCACGTTCACGATCTTCGCGGTGTTCATCGTGCCGCTGACGTTCGTGCTCTCGCTGGCGCTGGCGTTGCTGGTCAACCAGGTGAAGGTCGCGCGGGCGTTCTTCCGGTCGGTGTTCTTCCTGCCGACCGCGTGCTCATACGTCGTCGCGTCGCTGATCTGGAAGCTGTCGATCTTCAACGGCGTACGGTTCGGGCTCGCGAACACGGTGCTCGGCTGGTTCGGCATCGAGAACATCGCGTGGCTGTCCACGGTCGACCCGCCGTGGTACTGGATCCCGCTCGTCACGGTCCGGCTGTGGCTGCAGCTCGGGTTCTACATGATCCTGTTCATCGCCGGACTGCAGCGGATCTCGCCGACGTTGTACGAGGCGGCGTACGTCGACGGGGCGAAGCCCGGGTGGCAGGTGTTCCGGTACATCACGTTGCCGCAGCTGCGCGCGACGTCGGTCGCCGTACTGATCCTGAACCTGATCGCGGCGTACCAGGCGTTCGACGAGTTCTACAACCTGGTCGGCAACGTGAACTACGCGCGGCCGCCGCTGGTCTACCTGTACGGCATCTCGCTCGGGTCGATCCAGGACCTCGGCCACGGCTCGGCCGGCGCGCTGATCCTGGCGGTCATCATCATGCTCGTGACACTGCTGCAGAACCGGATCTTCGGCTTCGGAAAGGCGGGTGACTGA
- a CDS encoding extracellular solute-binding protein — translation MPAHVPNAGLTRRDLLKRTGGLAALAAFTAACGGNTGRPSTDGGGGGAKVTLSQWYHQYGEAGTQQAAQKYAKAYTDANVAVQWTPGDYGSKLSSGLLSSKGPDVFESQLNIGMVKSNQVVALDDIIADVKDDFLPGDLATNTVDGKIYGVRMIIDPQVIYYRKSMLDKAGIKPPETIDDLIAAAKELTTNKVKGIFVGNDGGLALGSPALWAAGGDRLTKDHKPGFSGEGPAKMFGKLRELYASKSILLGSPTDWTDPGAINQGLVAMQWIGMWAVPGMQKVLGDDLGVIPFPALDASNKPAVYSGGWTQFVSAKSANVEAAKKFVKWLWIEKEDFQEDWSLNYGFHIPPRKSLAAKASKLQSGVAADTVKLNQEYGHTDDPAWTPKMGTAFGDMLTNVIKKGADPAAEIAKAEKTVNDELSRLFG, via the coding sequence ATGCCTGCTCATGTTCCGAACGCCGGTCTGACCCGGCGGGATCTGCTCAAGCGAACCGGCGGCCTCGCCGCGCTCGCCGCCTTCACGGCAGCCTGTGGCGGCAACACCGGACGACCGTCCACGGACGGGGGAGGCGGCGGGGCGAAGGTCACCCTGTCGCAGTGGTACCACCAGTACGGCGAGGCCGGCACCCAGCAGGCGGCGCAGAAGTACGCCAAGGCCTACACCGACGCGAACGTCGCGGTGCAGTGGACGCCGGGTGACTACGGCAGCAAGCTGTCGTCCGGGCTGCTGTCCAGCAAGGGGCCCGACGTCTTCGAGAGCCAGTTGAACATCGGCATGGTGAAGAGCAACCAGGTGGTGGCGCTCGACGACATCATCGCCGACGTCAAGGACGACTTCCTGCCCGGTGACCTGGCCACCAACACCGTCGACGGCAAGATCTACGGCGTCCGGATGATCATCGACCCGCAGGTGATCTACTACCGCAAGTCGATGCTCGACAAGGCCGGCATCAAGCCGCCGGAGACGATCGACGACCTGATCGCCGCCGCCAAGGAACTCACCACCAACAAGGTGAAGGGCATCTTCGTCGGCAACGACGGCGGCCTGGCGCTCGGCAGCCCGGCGCTCTGGGCGGCCGGTGGCGACCGGCTGACGAAGGACCACAAGCCTGGCTTCAGCGGCGAGGGGCCCGCGAAGATGTTCGGGAAGCTGCGCGAGCTGTACGCGAGCAAGAGCATCCTGCTCGGCTCGCCCACCGACTGGACCGACCCGGGCGCGATCAACCAGGGCCTGGTGGCGATGCAGTGGATCGGCATGTGGGCGGTGCCCGGCATGCAGAAGGTGCTCGGCGACGACCTCGGGGTGATCCCGTTCCCGGCGCTCGACGCGTCGAACAAGCCGGCCGTGTACTCCGGCGGCTGGACGCAGTTCGTCTCCGCGAAGAGCGCGAACGTCGAGGCGGCGAAGAAGTTCGTGAAATGGCTGTGGATCGAGAAGGAGGACTTCCAGGAGGACTGGTCGCTGAACTACGGCTTCCACATCCCGCCCCGGAAGAGCCTCGCGGCGAAGGCCTCCAAGCTGCAGAGCGGTGTCGCCGCCGACACCGTCAAGCTCAACCAGGAGTACGGCCACACCGACGATCCGGCCTGGACGCCGAAGATGGGGACGGCCTTCGGTGACATGCTCACCAACGTCATCAAGAAGGGAGCCGACCCAGCCGCCGAGATCGCCAAGGCGGAGAAGACCGTCAACGACGAACTGTCGCGGTTGTTCGGATGA
- a CDS encoding 3-hydroxyacyl-CoA dehydrogenase NAD-binding domain-containing protein: protein MIEWKNDAGVVTLTLNDPDASANTMNDAYVEAMGRTVDRLVAEKALLKGVIVTSAKSTFFAGGNLQMLSRIQPSDAAQVFETIELVKRQLRTLETLGVPVVAAINGSALGGGLEIALACHHRIVADDSRIELGVPEVTLGLLPGGGGVTRTVRMLGLQDALMKVLLQGQRMKPAHALSVGIVDEVVPADDLLAAARRWITTYDGDAKQPWDRDGYKIPGGTPSSPKLAAFLPAFPANLRKQLKGAPYPAPRAIMSAAVEGSQVDFETASRIESRYFVSLATGQIAKNMIQAFFFDLQSINAGGSRPSDVPKYTARKVGVLGAGMMGAGIAYVCAKAGIEVVLKDVSLEAAEKGKTYSEKLLAKQVAKGRTTAADVEAFLSRITPTADPNDLAGCDLVVEAVFEDTGLKQKVFAEIAGVVEPDALLCSNTSTLPITSLADGIDRPDDFIGMHFFSPVDRMPLVELIAGAKTSDRAIARAYDVVRQLRKTPIVVNDSRGFFTSRVFGTLVMEGAAMVAEGVDPVTIERAATLAGFPAPPLAMLDEVTLTLPQKIRDAARAAGDSAGAFDDHPGMAVTDRLVNEFDRRGKAAGAGFYDYPADGPKRLWPGLREHFAQRSDVPLIDLQERMLFAMALETVKCLDEGVLRSVPDANIGSIFGIGFPPLHGGALQYVNAYGLEAFADRARELAATYGARFEPPASLLRKAAAGEIFG, encoded by the coding sequence ATGATCGAGTGGAAGAACGACGCCGGTGTCGTCACGCTGACGCTGAACGACCCGGACGCCTCCGCGAACACGATGAACGACGCGTACGTCGAGGCAATGGGCCGGACCGTCGACCGCCTGGTCGCCGAGAAGGCGCTGCTCAAGGGCGTGATCGTGACGAGCGCGAAGTCCACGTTCTTCGCCGGCGGGAATTTGCAGATGCTGTCGCGGATCCAGCCGTCGGACGCGGCCCAGGTGTTCGAGACGATCGAGCTGGTCAAGCGGCAGTTGCGCACGCTGGAGACGCTCGGCGTCCCCGTGGTCGCCGCGATCAACGGGTCGGCACTCGGCGGTGGACTGGAGATCGCGCTCGCGTGCCACCACCGGATCGTCGCCGACGACAGCCGCATCGAGCTCGGCGTTCCCGAGGTCACGCTCGGGCTGCTGCCGGGCGGCGGGGGAGTGACCCGCACGGTGCGGATGCTCGGCCTCCAGGACGCGCTGATGAAGGTCCTGCTGCAGGGCCAGCGGATGAAGCCGGCGCACGCGCTGAGCGTCGGCATCGTCGACGAGGTGGTGCCCGCGGATGACCTGCTCGCCGCGGCTCGTCGGTGGATCACGACGTACGACGGCGACGCGAAGCAGCCGTGGGACCGCGACGGTTACAAGATCCCGGGCGGTACGCCGTCCTCGCCGAAGCTGGCCGCGTTCCTGCCGGCGTTCCCGGCGAACCTGCGCAAGCAGCTCAAGGGCGCGCCGTACCCGGCGCCGCGGGCGATCATGAGCGCCGCGGTCGAGGGCAGCCAGGTCGACTTCGAGACCGCGTCCCGGATCGAGTCGCGGTACTTCGTCTCGCTCGCGACCGGGCAGATCGCGAAGAACATGATCCAGGCGTTCTTCTTCGACCTGCAGTCGATCAACGCCGGCGGGTCGCGGCCGTCCGACGTACCGAAGTACACCGCGCGCAAGGTCGGCGTGCTCGGCGCCGGGATGATGGGCGCCGGGATCGCCTACGTGTGCGCGAAGGCCGGGATCGAGGTCGTGCTGAAGGACGTCTCGCTGGAGGCGGCCGAGAAGGGCAAGACGTACTCCGAGAAGCTGCTCGCGAAGCAGGTGGCGAAGGGCCGGACGACCGCGGCGGACGTGGAGGCGTTCCTGAGCCGGATCACGCCGACCGCGGACCCGAACGACCTGGCCGGCTGCGACCTGGTGGTCGAGGCGGTCTTCGAGGACACGGGTCTGAAGCAGAAGGTGTTCGCCGAGATCGCCGGCGTGGTCGAGCCGGACGCGCTGCTCTGCTCGAACACCTCGACGCTGCCGATCACCTCGCTCGCCGACGGGATCGACAGGCCCGACGACTTCATCGGCATGCACTTCTTCTCGCCGGTCGACCGGATGCCACTGGTCGAGCTGATCGCCGGCGCGAAGACCTCGGACCGGGCGATCGCGCGGGCGTACGACGTCGTACGGCAGCTCCGGAAGACGCCGATCGTGGTGAACGACAGCCGCGGGTTCTTCACCTCGCGGGTGTTCGGCACGCTCGTGATGGAGGGCGCCGCGATGGTCGCGGAGGGCGTCGACCCGGTGACGATCGAGCGCGCCGCGACCCTGGCCGGGTTCCCGGCGCCGCCGCTGGCGATGCTCGACGAGGTCACGCTGACGCTGCCGCAGAAGATCCGGGACGCCGCGCGGGCGGCGGGCGACAGTGCGGGCGCGTTCGACGACCACCCCGGGATGGCGGTGACCGATCGGCTCGTCAACGAGTTCGACCGGCGTGGCAAGGCGGCTGGGGCCGGGTTCTACGACTACCCGGCGGACGGGCCGAAGCGGTTGTGGCCGGGGCTGCGCGAACACTTCGCCCAGCGGTCCGACGTACCGCTGATCGACCTGCAGGAGCGGATGCTGTTCGCGATGGCGCTCGAGACGGTGAAGTGCCTGGACGAGGGGGTGCTGCGGTCGGTGCCGGACGCGAACATCGGGTCGATCTTCGGGATCGGGTTCCCGCCGCTGCACGGCGGCGCGTTGCAGTACGTGAACGCCTACGGCCTGGAAGCCTTTGCCGACCGCGCGCGGGAGCTCGCGGCGACGTACGGCGCTCGCTTCGAACCGCCGGCGTCGCTGTTGCGGAAGGCAGCGGCGGGCGAGATCTTCGGCTGA
- a CDS encoding acetyl-CoA C-acetyltransferase, translating to MTEAFLYDALRTPRGKGKPSGALHEVKPIQLITGLLEELRTRHPDLDPAAIDDVVLGVVTPIGDQGMDIARTAVLMAGYPETTGGVQLNRFCASGLEAVNQAAQRVRSGWEDFILAGGVESMSRVKMGSDGGAWAMDPETALRTGFIPQGISADLIATLDGFSRTDVDAYAAESHARAAKAWANGYFGRSVVPVVDRNGLRILDHDQLVRPGTSVETLAGLPLSFEAIGEHGGFDSVALEKYLTVERINHVHHAGNSSGIVDGAALVAVGNEKAGEALGQAPRGRVVATGVSGADPTIMLTGPAPAARKALAKAGLEVGDIDLFEMNEAFAAAVMHFMKDLGVPHEKVNVNGGAIALGHPLGATGAMLIGTLLDELERRELRYGLATLCVGGGMGVATIIERLAA from the coding sequence ATGACCGAAGCCTTCCTGTACGACGCGCTGCGGACGCCGCGCGGCAAGGGCAAGCCCAGTGGTGCGCTGCACGAGGTCAAGCCGATCCAGCTGATCACCGGCCTGCTGGAGGAGCTGCGCACCCGGCACCCGGACCTGGACCCGGCCGCGATCGACGACGTCGTACTCGGGGTCGTGACGCCGATCGGCGACCAGGGCATGGACATCGCGCGGACCGCGGTGCTGATGGCCGGCTACCCGGAGACCACCGGCGGCGTGCAGCTCAACCGGTTCTGTGCCTCGGGCCTGGAGGCCGTGAACCAGGCGGCGCAGCGGGTCCGGTCCGGCTGGGAGGACTTCATCCTGGCCGGCGGCGTCGAGTCGATGTCGCGGGTGAAGATGGGCTCCGACGGCGGCGCGTGGGCGATGGACCCGGAGACCGCGCTGCGGACCGGGTTCATCCCGCAGGGCATCAGCGCGGACCTGATCGCGACCCTGGACGGCTTCTCCCGGACCGATGTCGACGCGTACGCCGCCGAGTCGCACGCGCGGGCCGCGAAGGCGTGGGCGAACGGGTACTTCGGGCGGTCCGTCGTACCGGTCGTCGACCGCAACGGCCTGCGGATCCTCGACCACGACCAGCTCGTGCGGCCCGGGACGTCGGTCGAGACGCTGGCCGGCCTGCCGCTGTCGTTCGAGGCGATCGGTGAGCACGGCGGGTTCGACTCGGTCGCGCTGGAGAAGTACCTGACCGTCGAGCGGATCAACCACGTGCACCACGCCGGCAACTCGTCCGGGATCGTGGACGGCGCGGCGCTGGTTGCTGTCGGCAACGAGAAGGCCGGCGAGGCGCTCGGTCAGGCGCCGCGCGGCCGGGTGGTCGCCACCGGTGTCAGCGGCGCGGACCCGACGATCATGCTGACCGGCCCCGCGCCGGCTGCCCGCAAGGCGCTGGCGAAGGCCGGGCTGGAGGTCGGCGACATCGACCTGTTCGAGATGAACGAGGCGTTCGCGGCCGCGGTCATGCACTTCATGAAGGATCTCGGCGTACCGCACGAGAAGGTGAACGTGAACGGCGGCGCGATCGCGCTCGGCCACCCGCTCGGCGCCACCGGCGCGATGCTGATCGGGACCCTGCTGGACGAACTGGAGCGCCGCGAGCTCCGCTACGGCCTGGCGACGTTGTGCGTCGGCGGCGGGATGGGCGTGGCGACGATCATCGAGAGGCTGGCGGCATGA
- a CDS encoding MerR family transcriptional regulator — protein sequence MSEVAGDATLTVDELSARVGMTVRTLRFYAGRGLIPPPIRRGRVGYYGAEHIARLDLVRELQAHGFTLQAIEGYLERIPSDATPQDIALHRTLLTPWMRDLPETLDRAALVRRTGRELSDDDIEMLVALGVVEPTPDEDVFQVATAHLSLGVELLDLDLPVEAVLDAGRIFTEHGRAIAEELTEVFRTKVWPHYRDSGGPPEHIQQLVERFKPVTIQGLVLAYERAVGETQRDTIRRTQSKRASR from the coding sequence ATGTCGGAAGTGGCGGGGGACGCGACTCTCACGGTGGACGAGCTGTCCGCGCGGGTCGGGATGACGGTGCGCACACTGCGCTTCTACGCGGGCCGGGGCTTGATCCCGCCGCCGATCCGCCGCGGCCGGGTCGGGTACTACGGCGCGGAGCACATCGCGCGCCTCGATCTCGTGCGGGAACTGCAGGCGCACGGGTTCACGCTGCAGGCCATCGAGGGGTACCTGGAGCGCATCCCCAGCGACGCGACCCCGCAGGACATCGCGCTGCACCGCACCCTGCTGACCCCGTGGATGCGGGACCTGCCGGAGACGCTGGACCGGGCGGCGCTGGTACGGCGTACCGGCCGGGAGCTGTCCGACGACGACATCGAGATGCTGGTCGCGCTCGGGGTGGTCGAGCCGACGCCGGATGAGGACGTGTTCCAGGTCGCGACCGCGCACCTCAGCCTCGGCGTGGAGCTGCTCGACCTGGACCTGCCGGTCGAGGCGGTGCTCGACGCGGGCCGGATCTTCACCGAGCACGGCCGCGCGATCGCCGAGGAGTTGACCGAGGTGTTCCGCACCAAGGTCTGGCCGCACTACCGCGACTCCGGCGGCCCGCCCGAACACATCCAGCAGCTCGTCGAGCGCTTCAAGCCGGTCACCATCCAGGGCCTCGTGCTGGCGTACGAACGCGCCGTCGGCGAGACCCAGCGCGACACCATCCGCCGTACGCAGAGCAAGCGCGCTAGTAGGTGA
- a CDS encoding acylphosphatase codes for MIARRVVVHGQVQGVFFRASCRRAAQEAGVAGWVRNLPDGTVEAFFEGPEDDVGRMVDWARHGPPHAAVDRIDVTDEPPTGSGGFAITY; via the coding sequence GTGATCGCACGCCGCGTCGTCGTGCACGGCCAGGTCCAAGGCGTCTTCTTCCGCGCGAGCTGCCGCCGGGCCGCTCAGGAAGCGGGCGTCGCGGGCTGGGTCCGCAACCTCCCGGACGGCACCGTCGAGGCGTTCTTCGAGGGGCCCGAGGACGACGTCGGCCGGATGGTCGACTGGGCGCGCCATGGTCCGCCGCACGCCGCGGTGGACCGGATCGACGTGACCGACGAGCCGCCGACCGGGAGCGGCGGCTTCGCGATCACCTACTAG
- a CDS encoding DUF6510 family protein, whose translation MSPANDQANYLDGNAAAGALSELFAVDLTAATAQCNGCGKTAVFAEARVYVDAPGMVARCNGCEAVLLRVVSTPDNTYLDLRGLTYLRVPNP comes from the coding sequence ATGAGCCCTGCCAACGATCAAGCCAACTACCTCGACGGCAACGCGGCCGCCGGCGCCCTGAGCGAACTGTTCGCCGTGGACCTGACGGCCGCGACCGCCCAGTGCAACGGCTGCGGGAAGACCGCGGTCTTCGCGGAGGCGCGCGTGTACGTCGACGCGCCCGGAATGGTTGCCCGCTGCAACGGCTGCGAGGCCGTCCTGCTCCGCGTGGTCAGCACTCCCGACAACACCTACCTGGACCTCCGCGGCCTGACGTACCTGCGCGTCCCGAACCCGTGA